A stretch of the Papaver somniferum cultivar HN1 chromosome 6, ASM357369v1, whole genome shotgun sequence genome encodes the following:
- the LOC113287301 gene encoding signal peptidase complex catalytic subunit SEC11A-like, with protein sequence MGWIGESVDSIKSLQFRQVLTQVVSLGMIVTSALIIWKGLMCFTGSESPVVVVLSGSMEPGFKRGDILFLHMSKDPIRAGEIVVFNVDGREIPIVHRVIKVHERKDTGEVDVLTKGDNNFGDDRLLYAHGQLWLNRHHIMGRAVGFLPYVGWVTIIMTEKPIIKYILIGALGLLVVTAKD encoded by the exons ATGGGATGGATCGGGGAGAGCGTAGACTCCATCAAATCCCTTCAATTCAGACAAGTTCTCACCCAAGTTGTCAGTCTTG GTATGATAGTTACATCAGCTTTGATAATATGGAAAGGATTGATGTGCTTTACTGGTAGTGAATcacctgttgttgttgttctttctggaaGCATGGAACCTGGTTTCAAAAGG GGCGATATACTGTTCTTACACATGAGCAAGGATCCTATTCGTGCTGGTGAAATTGTTGTCTTTAACGTTGat GGGCGTGAGATTCCAATTGTCCACCGTGTAATTAAG GTCCATGAACGGAAAGATACCGGAGAAGTTGATGTCTTGACGAAAG GGGACAATAATTTTGGGGATGATAGACTTTTATACGCTCATGGTCAGCTTTGGCTTAACCGACACCATATCATGGGGAGAGCTGTAGG GTTCTTGCCGTATGTGGGCTGGGTGACTATTATCATGACAGAAAAGCCGAtcatcaag TACATACTTATTGGTGCCTTGGGGTTGCTTGTGGTAACAGCAAAGGACTAA